ATTGATTTTAGGAACATATAGGATATGTTTCAGAACAAGAGATGAAccagaaattaatgaattccCAATATGAGAGATAGACAAACCTGCGCCATTTGCAACCTGAATTTGGTCGGTGCCAGTGTAGCGTTCTCTGGTGGTAAGCCTCTCTAGGTCATTGGTGATATGATCTGTGGCTCCAGTGTCAACATACCAGTTTGTGTCACTAGTGTATCCACTTGTTGCCAAAGCtgcttgtttgagattattttcGGCTTGATATGCCTGATCAAATCTGTGCCAGCATTGCAAAGCATCGTGATTGGGCTTACCACAAATCTGACAGACAATGCCTGAGCTGCTTTGTGTCTTTGATGGTTGACGTCCAGGATTGTTCACAGTACGCCTTGATTGTCCATGACCACTATTTAACTGACGACTACGACCGCGACTACCTCGACCTCCNaaaaaaaaaaaaaaaaaaaaaaaaaaaaaaaaaaaaaaaaaaaaaaaaaaaaaaaaaaaaatccagtGTCACTATGAGGTGGGATATTTTCTTACTACTGTTTATACTTAATTGCATTCTAGACTCTCAAATCACTTTAATTACTAGCGATGTAATCTTAAATGAGTAatactattttgttttgtttgaagatataattttttgtgGGTTTAATAAATAGGCATGGTTGAAGAGGTTGGAGCACTGGAATGTGAAATCAAGGTTTTGTCAAGCAGAGGCGTGAAGGTTTGTGACTTTCTCCGATAACTACTTCGTAATTTCcttattaagatattttagagagtaaaaaaaaaggttactTCGAGAAATTTTATTGAGGAGATTTAAAGaatttgttagagagagaacgACCGGTTGGCTAGAGACAAATAATTTAGACagttattttaattagaaaaaaggtTGAAGCTTCAGAGGGGgatggaaagaaaatatttgggGGAGGATATAATTTGGAAAGCAAGATATATAAGAGcgagaaagaaaagggagaaaaaatCACATGAAGGGAAACTAAGTCTTAGAGTGAAGGAATATCTATAGTGTTTTATAAAATCATAGGTAAACAattctaacttttaaaatagtagctaaattctattttttgtttcttcaactagaataaaattgtaattaaacttttaaactttatagaaaaattaaaagttagaAAGATtatcaaaaacatttttttttatataaatgaattcaaagtTGAGAGAATTACAATTTGAACTATCCTCAGCTTTGCTCACGTGGAAGATTGAAAGATGATagtttttattagtttaatttttttgttaaaaataaaacaaatggtTTCAGATAatctatttgtttttatatttttttacttttggattcttaatataaaaattgataaatcGGGACTTTTGGGTTATTTATGCTATAGAAATTTGATAGATCGTGTAGCTAAGGCTGACTGATAAtcttcttatttctttctttctttctttttttatttttttatttttttatttttttatttttttatatatatatatattttttatgcatACTTCCTCACCATTTCTATAATATACAAATCCATCTAAATGCTTagccaaattttaaaaaatgtttttgaaatttgaaaaataaaactagtttttgaaatttggcattgcttttaattatttttaaaatatggataTCAATGAACATGTGTGTAATTAGTGTTTATAtgctattatttaaaaaaataaataaggattcaatttgataactattttttggtgtttaaaaaataagactAACTATTCCCATTAATTGGTTATCCATTTTTTAcctatattttcaaaattagaatattagttttaaaaaaccttttagaaagatgaaccaaaaaataaataactttttaaactaaataccaaaatcttatttgataattatttcatttttttaaaattaaatttataaatacttCGATTTTCTAGTTTTGTCTTTACTTTTTAAGTTtctagttttgtttttaaacttGTTTTTAAGAACCAAATCTagctttcaaaatttatttgattttaaaatttaatcaagaattcaattttttccttAGATACCCCTGATAATTTGGGAATAAAAacttaagttttaaaaatcaaaacaaaaaacaaaaaactaaatgatTATCAAATGTGGCCAAATGGTTTAATAAATGGTTTTATTATGGAAGTCATGAAaataaacacatttttttattaaaaaaacatacgGTAGTCAATAAAAGCTATTAACAtgttctctttcgagcttctcttTTTAACAAACGTCCCCTTTCTACGTCACTTtgtcctaaaattttaaaacttatctACCACCCCAATGTTTCTCTCCATAACCTTCCCATTCTAAGTACTTTTATcccataattttttctttcccgcgatcttcaagaagaaaatggtaTCATActtattttcctttaaaattttaaaaacacaaaaatctAAAGGATTTTGATAAACATgtctaatttttgttaatgaaaataaaacaataaatagattaaaaaacattatcaaAGACAATACCTCtcctttttaattataaaatgattTACCCTGCTGCTTTCAAACATGGATTGGTCATATAAGATGGTGAGCCACCCTACTAATATGATGTGGACCAATTTGGACTCCGACCGTTTGTTTCCAAAAACTGAGGCAGCCGGTGGCCGTCTCTTTATTAGTAACTATCACATACAAATAACTATAAtaaaagagaggaaagaaattaaagaaatctTTTAtcaaaaagataaattaaagaaatcaATCCACAAAAAAAGTATAGGTACCAGGTTGATTAAACCCTCGTTGTCTAAACCACGTTCCGGTAGAGAGACAGTAGACAAAAAAGAATGACGGAAATCAGAAATCTGCAAACCTTGATCTTCAAAAAGATTTATAAGGATCATCACCTGATTCCATGGAACGCTGGCAAGACAGCAATCAGCGGGTCGCCATAGCCAACAGCTTCTGCAAaccattaataaaatttcagtAAACTTCAGGTTGAACTAGTTAAGACTTTGAGGAACGCCATAAATATAGTAAGATTTTACACTTccacattttctaaaaataagagTATCAAACCAACTGATTTTCAATCTTGAGATATCTTGTAACACTTTCTTAATAGTCTGAATAGACAGAATATCGTACGTACCTCCTTCCTTGAAGAGAACCCTCAATACTTCTCCATCCACATTTGACTGCTCAACAATGAATTGAGGGTGAAAATTAGCATTACCATCGATGGATGTTATAGAGGTCTCGAACAAAAATATTGCATCAAAAGGTTCACACGTACCTTTACAGGAAGTTCAGTGCCAAACTGATCGACGTATCCAATTACTTGTCCTTCCTTTATTACATCATTCTGTGCATGACAAAAGCCGCCAATTCATAAACTAATGTGATGTGCTTAAAATTGACACAAATGTAACACTAAAATTGGGAAATAAGGTTCTGAAAAGTCGTAAACATGTTAGGATGACTGAGGTTAGTTAGATCATTAATGGGCCTGGTAGTCCATAGTTAAATGGGCCGGGTTGTGTTCCAGTCAATCTAAAGAACTGAACAAgcaggtaaaaaaaaaaaaaaactttcttaTTATTCGATCCGGACTATCCAAGGTTTTCTAATTAAAGTCACTAGATCCTCTTCCCGTAGTTCAACAGtttgaaagttaaaatgtCATTGAAGATAAGCAGGCTTGAAAGCAATACCTCTTTGCAGATCGGAGGCtgcttttttccttttattgttcTGCCCGTTAGGAATGATCCAACCTAATGAAAGCAAGAgccaaattataattattaggaTTTCTCAGATTTTGCAGTTCTTTTTAGATTACACAGAACCTTACACATTAATGCATCACATACCGTAGGAGAAGAAACCAGAACATATCCTTTTATTCCAGATGCCTCCAAAGCTGCTAGCTTCAACGACTTCTCCACGGGAACATTGGTAAAAGGAGTTGTCTTCTCTGGAGAAGGTTTCAGAGGTTCTGGTGCAGTAGCAGCTGACTCAACCATGGGTTCAGAAGGAATCGGCGGAGGGACTGTTGGAGAAATGGCAGACAGAGGAGCTTTTACGACTCCAAGATTCCGCTTCAAATGCATTTCAAACTCTCCAACCTGTAGTAGATAGCGGAAGGTTAGTCAATACATGTATAAATTGACTCACCTACAACTTTATGTCCCTGAAACTTAGTCCAAGGCCAAGCAAAGTGATTCAAACAACCGCAAAATCAAGAATTTTTTCGTTGGTTGAACAACCATGTGATGTATATCAATATAATATACAAGAGTCTCTCGTACAATGTTCCTTTCATTCTCATGAAAATCATGATATTACGTGAAGAATAATCTGAAAAAACTATTCACGTGGCtgttcaaataaaaaagaaacattgtACGAAATTGGAGTTTCAATACACCTTTAGTTTTAGTTCAGCAATCTCGGTTTCATCACAGACCTCCAGCACCAATGCCTGGTGATTTCAAAGAGTAAATAAGTTAGTTAAATTCACACGGATAGAATGACATATCCAAAGAAAACATTACAATTAATCAACTTTCATttgaacccaaaaaaaaacaaacaaacaaagaacttCATGGGAGTGTTGGTGAAACTTGACAACCCCAAGTCACTAAAGtgtataaaagaaagaaaggaaagaaggcCCAAGTGACGCAAATATTTGAGTAAGAAAATTTACTCGTGAAACTGAGGatttacatttcattttaaaaagataaacactttttttttttcttgttggtTGAGATTAATCAGGACCTGAGGCAAAAATATGAATACAAGTGATGTAAATATTTCAAAGtgtgaagaaaattattcCCGTCATAGTAAGAAAAAATAGCTTAAAGTGATGATGCATCAATCTTGATGAAGAGAGGAGACAGACTTCAATGAAAAATTGGCTGGTGCAGATATTTTGGAGGAAGAGATGCCGGCACCTTGGAAATTCTGGATATGAAGTCGACAGAGGTAGATTTATCTTTGAGTTCTCCTTTGTTGGACTAGATTCTCCAAAAACAATGAAGACAAGGGGTTTCTCGATCTAACTGGATACTACCGAAAGTTTGTGGCCAACCATAGTACTGTCGCATTTAACAACAGTTGTTGACAAATATTTTTGGCTGCAATGAGCACAACGGGCTTTTGAAACATTGAATTAGGCCATGGTGAATGTTCCGGTGTTAGGCCTTCTAGATTTTACACAGCCTACGGTTGTCCTTTGCAAAGCACTGACAAATACACTCacaagtaaaagaagaaaacatttCTCTGAAACATTGGGAATAATTCCAAGGCCTATTATGTTTCAGCAGGTGGCTATGACACTCTAATTCTGTACCATATTGCAAGGTCTATAACATGCGTATATAAACCATGAAGGAGAAGCTCATAACATGTAAATTTCAGTAACTTTCACGAAAAAAGAAGTTTCAGATGAAGTTCTAATGTTTACTAATGAAAAGGGATGCCCAATGAAAAGTGCCTTCTTTTCATgaggaaacaaacagaaacaGAAGATTAAGTTTGAACTCACTTCAAGTCCATCAGGAAAAGTTGCATTCGCTGCAGGCTTTTTCTGCGCTGAACCTCGGAGTACACTATCTGTCAGTAACACGTAGAAGGTATAAAAGCCAATAACGAATGTGACTGGATAGTTCAATCAATGCCTATCCATATTTTCAGTGGAAAATGTATAGAACGATTAATAATGAtagtttgaagagaaatatAATTGTAAAGTTACAattaagaaaccaaaataGCTCAACACAGATGAAACACATGCACTACTCGTGCATAATTAAGACATCTTTGATAGGGGAATTTTAATCATTTGGTAATGCCACATCAACTAAGgggaattttaaattttctgcATGGGTTGCTTAGAATGGGGACCGATAGCCCTAGAATAAGGAATCATTTTGGGGCTGAGAGAGAATTCCTGCACAAAAAGGGAAGTAAGAAACAAGGGTTGGCAGGGAGAGTTGGATTTGGGAGACAGCATGACTTGAATTTCTTTCTGATACGTGTCCTTAAAACCAGATTATACATCTACCTTTCTTCTTAATGCAATAGAAATATGGTCATTATTTTACCCAACTGAGCCTAGACGaatgagtttataaattaaaaaagatgatGCATAACTATCAAACAAATTACTACATCAATAGCTAGCATTAAAAAAGCATAATATTTGCAGGAACACTTGCTACTGTAATGGATAAGAACAGCTAACGCATGTACAGTCAGAGGAAGAACGGACTTTAATCACAGGACACAACCATACTGAAACTTCAAGGACAGTAAAGCTTACCGTTGGGTTTAGCAGTTTCAGAAACGTCTGGCGTCTTTGTGCACAATACCACCGTTCTCTTCTGGTTTGTTGGAATATAGATTGGCTTGCCAAAAACTGATAGTCCTTGAATGCAcgactttttaatattacacaCAGAAATTTTACTTGGTTTCTCAATTAACTGCAGACGTGAACCACCTGCAAAATCTGAAATCACACAGAATAAAATACACATTTTAGATTCTCGTGGTGAGCGATTACTTAAGCTAATCTGTGACaaataaagtgaaaaatcGGGAAaactaaagaagaagaatagaaGTGTGATGTA
This genomic window from Cucurbita pepo subsp. pepo cultivar mu-cu-16 chromosome LG01, ASM280686v2, whole genome shotgun sequence contains:
- the LOC111797142 gene encoding uncharacterized protein LOC111797142, coding for MESSVTLRSFHYFAGGSRLQLIEKPSKISVCNIKKSCIQGLSVFGKPIYIPTNQKRTVVLCTKTPDVSETAKPNDSVLRGSAQKKPAANATFPDGLEALVLEVCDETEIAELKLKVGEFEMHLKRNLGVVKAPLSAISPTVPPPIPSEPMVESAATAPEPLKPSPEKTTPFTNVPVEKSLKLAALEASGIKGYVLVSSPTVGSFLTGRTIKGKKQPPICKENDVIKEGQVIGYVDQFGTELPVKSNVDGEVLRVLFKEGEAVGYGDPLIAVLPAFHGIR